One Amaranthus tricolor cultivar Red isolate AtriRed21 chromosome 10, ASM2621246v1, whole genome shotgun sequence genomic window carries:
- the LOC130825952 gene encoding uncharacterized protein LOC130825952, with amino-acid sequence MPMACQVIIRSWTLSTLVGAFLDLAIAFFLLCSSAVAFFLAKFLAFFGLTLPCPCNGFFGVLTRQSPCLQRLLLDFPTNTISSVQLSVKTKFPFDSILARNQPCQLNFKLLRETISDGGVLELEGEASCSCCSDSRSSQHTLSASNSFGEFDIKTKTAATQRPRVGLRRGRRESIQYGILTSSSSYDHLRSDTRAIPRSTSDPSILEVVENSTLFNFHERTVPDFESHHVTDENKLIYENAISSENLKNNLRLDHGHGVDGEAESAIRILELALEEEQAARVALCTELEKERLAAATAADETMAMISRLQEEKASIEIAARQYQRIIEEKSIYDAEEMDILKEIIVRREREKHFLEKEVEAYRKVFQENSGLDCQSNITQGQNEGSIIDFSADPMLILQQLSESIDKRRWFENMSNYPSYTPAHVRKQISTLPEGKESSILQPDHDIQVINEPECSQRSSIIPGYPHSDDETIQDVQEKGMLSTDKNTYPQLCESSSSQGKNSDVYPQQRTICDVVKPSDGEPHVHDVYIIDSKSSVSKNTDEMEDCQLLMHNNAYNVARKHESPLWSSDSQKFDGSADKSLKVELEINRSSSDIVDRFPTASSSPDRSFVSDLRRNTLSVVDLERLKIDSEIGWLRARLRAVQEEKDKLKSSLEHREKGKNELQLLEDIAGHIEEIHHLTTPEKAARQASLPPLSDKATSKKRRSRSVSQGVGRNDSS; translated from the exons ATGCCTATGGCATGCCAAGTTATTATACGGTCATGGACCTTGTCTACTTTAGTTGGTGCCTTTCTTGACCTGGCTATTGCCTTCTTCCTCCTATGTTCTTCTGCAGTGGCCTTTTTTTTGGCTAAATTTCTTGCCTTCTTTGGGTTAACCCTCCCATGCCCTTGCAATGGCTTCTTTGGCGTTCTTACTCGACAATCTCCCTGTCTCCAGCGCCTCTTACTTGATTTCCCCACCAATACCATTTCCTCTGTTCAGCTGTCTGTCAAGACCAAGTTTCCCTTTGATTCCATTCTAGCCAGAAACCAGCCCTGCCAACTTAACTTTAAGCTTTTGAGAGAAACAATCTCCGATGGCGGTGTGCTTGAGTTAGAAGGTGAAGCATCCTGCAGTTGTTGCTCTGATTCCAGAAGCTCTCAACACACTCTTTCTGCTTCAAACTCCTTTGGTGAGTTTGACATTAAGACCAAGACTGCTGCTACTCAAAGGCCAAGAGTTGGCCTTAGGCGTGGTCGCAGAGAAAGCATTCAGTATGGAATCCTTACATCATCCTCTTCTTATGATCACTTGAGGTCTGACACCCGTGCCATTCCTCGGTCTACTTCTGATCCTAGTATATTAGAGGTTGTTGAAAATTCAACACTCTTCAACTTCCACG AAAGGACAGTACCAGATTTTGAGTCCCATCATGTAACTGATGAGAATAAACTCATTTATGAAAACGCAATATCTTCTGAGAACCTCAAGAACAATTTGAGGCTAGATCATGGGCATGGGGTTGATGGTGAAGCTGAAAGTGCAATCAGGATTTTGGAACTAGCACTTGAGGAAGAGCAAGCTGCTCGTGTTGCATTGTGCACTGAGCTAGAGAAAGAGAGACTTGCTGCTGCCACAGCTGCAGATGAAACGATGGCCATGATTTCACGACTGCAAGAGGAGAAGGCATCCATTGAAATTGCTGCTCGACAGTATCAAAGGATAATTGAAGAAAAATCAATTTATGATGCTGAAGAAATGGATATACTTAAAGAGATTATTGTCCGGAGAGAGCGGGAAAAACATTTCTTGGAGAAGGAAGTTGAAGCCTATAGGAAGGTGTTCCAAGAAAATAGTGGGTTGGACTGCCAGTCAAATATTACACAAGGACAGAATGAGGGCtctattattgatttttctgCGGATCCTATGCTGATTCTGCAGCAACTCAGTGAATCAATAGATAAACGGAGATGGTTTGAGAATATGAGCAACTATCCTAGTTATACCCCTGCCCATGTTAGGAAGCAAATTTCCACTCTGCCTGAGGGGAAAGAATCGTCTATCCTTCAACCAGACCATGATATTCAAGTTATAAATGAACCAGAATGTTCTCAGCGTTCAAGTATTATTCCAGGTTATCCACATAGCGATGATGAAACTATTCAAGATGTACAGGAAAAGGGAATGCTATCTACAGATAAGAATACCTATCCTCAGCTGTGTGAGTCAAGCAGCTCTCAAGGTAAAAATAGTGATGTTTATCCTCAGCAGAGAACAATATGTGATGTAGTAAAACCTTCTGATGGGGAGCCTCATGTACATGATGTCTATATCATTGATTCCAAATCTAGTGTCTCCAAAAATACTGATGAGATGGAAGATTGCCAACTTCTCATGCATAACAATGCTTATAATGTAGCTAGAAAACATGAATCTCCATTGTGGTCATCTGATTCTCAGAAGTTTGATGGTTCTGCTGACAAGAGTTTGAAGGTTGAATTAGAGATTAATAGAAGCTCCTCAGACATAGTTGATCGGTTTCCAACAGCTAGCAGCTCACCGGATAGAAGTTTTGTCTCTGATTTACGGCGCAATACTTTATCAGTTGTTGATCTCGAGAGACTGAAAATAGACAGTGAAATTGGATGGCTTAGAGCGAGATTGAGGGCTGTTCAGGAAGAGAAAGACAAGCTCAAGAGCTCTTTGGAGCACCGGGAGAAGGGGAAAAACGAACTGCAGCTTCTTGAGGATATAGCTGGTCACATCGAAGAGATACATCATCTAACAACACCTGAGAAGGCTGCACGCCAGGCCTCTCTACCACCTTTATCTGATAAG